TGACTTCCATTATCTATATAGGGAAAGCCAGGCCAAGAGAAACCTCTGTCAACTGGATAACACCACCTAGCATCAAGGCATTAAAACATCACAGTTGGGTACTATGACCAGAAAGCTGCATGGAACGAGTAAAGAGGCCTGGCAGATtacaaaagagagaaacagacaCCTCCAGAGATTTAGAGGAACGGAGAGAAATTGTGTACGGGAGCACAAAGGTGTCTGATTGGAATGAAAGAGCAAATAAGATGGGGGAAATGTTGGCAGAGTATATCAGAGAATAATTCTGGCGGTGAATCTGTTAGAGTATGGCCAGTCCAGTGGGAGGGCTAACAGGAGACCGGCTGGTTGAAATATATGACAGCAGGCTGTACAAGATATTAGAAATCATACAGCTAGGAAGGAAAAGTCCTGTTAAAATACGCCTAGTTTAGCAGTTCTTTCTCATCTATAAATGTGTGAGCTAAGCTTCAATGGAGAGAGAAGTGTCACACCATGATTCcctttgcagctgctttttctttggcCCTTAATTTCATTACTGCtactatttctttatttaaacagCAACTTTTGGAATCATGAACGTGAATCTGGATGAATTTGAAACCAATTCGGAGAATACAGTACGCAGCACAGAGGAACAAGAAAATGACATCTGGAGGATGTACACCGAGAGAAGCAACCTCGTACGGCAGTACCTGCAATCCGATCTGAGCCTCCACCTCCTTGAGATGCATGAGAGGAAAGTGGAGCTTCTGAAGAAGTGTTGCTATTACCTTGAGGTTCTGCCCACGTTTTTGATCCTGAGAGATCAGAATCTCTTGGCGCTTCCTACCAGCATCTTCCAAGTAATCGACCCCTGGAAATTCCAGAGGgtgaagaaaatgggaagaTCCCAGACCGAAATCCATCTGCAGCTTTTAACCCACCTGTTGGAAGAGCTGCAACAAGGTCGGGAGGAGCTGGTCTGCTACGTAGAGACCTGTGACATGGTAACCTTCCTCTCCAAGTGGGACTCGATTCAGCAGAGAATGTCAGACCTCTCCAAGGTAATGAACAATTTCATTTCCGTGCAAGTGTCAAGAAGACTTTACACCAAGCACCGATTGGTGTCATGTGCAGATATTAGAGGGAGCAAAATACCAGATATCAGGCTTTTTCTCTGTGCAAAGATGCCAGTTATGTTCGATCGAAAGGAATCATATGCAAGCAAGAACCGGGCCCATCTCAAGTGGTCTACTGAAAATCAAGAGACACCCCAAGAACAATATGAGCTGCATTTTAAGTTACTGAAGCGTGGAACTCAGGCAGAATTTGGACACTGTGGGCTTGTGACACGTACTACCAACAACTGTGTAGTCCACGGCCTGCTGCCTGACCGATCATACGAGTTCATGATCAGAAGAGCAGAAACATACACGCTTGTCTACGAACTATGGCACGACACCATCACACTGACGACAAAAGCTAACGCAGATGAAGACAAAAGCACCTGAGAACCAAAGGATGAGGTGACTGACAAGAATGTTTTCTCATATTTTCCATATGAACAAAGTGAACcagaagaagaataaagaaaaaatatttaagcattttGTTACGCTATGTTTGCTTCCAACCCCCCCAAACTgaatctgttctgttttcaacAGCAAGTGCCTCCCATGAGTTCATCCATGTTAACAGTAACCAATCCCAAATTGCCCTGTCCAGATAACATCCTTACACGGCATGTAGGGCTCACAGGTGGGAGCAGCtacccacagccctgcaggaccTTATGGGCTCAAAGTGCAGGAGGTAGAAACATCTCGACCTCCCAGTGCCTTCCATTCACCAAAAGATGCCCACTGCTTGCTTGATGCATATGTTGAAGTCACAATTAAGGTGACTACAAGGTATGGGGTGACCAGAGATCTTGATTTCATTCTCACCCCTTCCAGTGCAAGGAGATTAAAGATAACCACTCAGAACAGGAAAGTGTAATATAGCCACAGAAGACCAACATTGAGCATGCCACACTCTGTGCTACTTTTCCCACCATTTGGTTCATTCAAAACACAGCCACCCCCACACAGCTTCTGATTGAACCGCCGCGTAAAGAGaattttcagtaagaaaatttATTACTTAAATAAGTTCGAATCACTTTCACAATTATGGcttaaatatagaaaaaaaaggggaaaaaaaaaaaaaaaaaggaatgtcGAGGTTCATTTATACAAACGTTAGAAGCAGGTAAAAATGTTTGTATCCAAAGAGTCAGTCGAGGTCTGTTGCAAGTCACAGACATAGAAATTCAACACATTTAACCTTCCTTACCTTACACTTTATGACACgtttctattaaaaaagaagcCCAAACGACGATTTATTGCAGTAAAATTACTGTCCTACACGCATCAGGCCAAGCCCTCAAACACAGCCCAGCGGgctttcaaaaggaaattaaaaactCTGTGTGCAAATAAAATCTGAtcattttcagcttgtttttcGGTAttaaattctatgattctctgtgTTCACGAGTACAAGGATGAGAACGTGAGATTCGGCTGGCACTAACAGTCTAGAAA
This genomic window from Excalfactoria chinensis isolate bCotChi1 chromosome 15, bCotChi1.hap2, whole genome shotgun sequence contains:
- the FNDC11 gene encoding LOW QUALITY PROTEIN: fibronectin type III domain-containing protein 11 (The sequence of the model RefSeq protein was modified relative to this genomic sequence to represent the inferred CDS: inserted 1 base in 1 codon), which gives rise to MATAEACRLQPARPXLGAPGGAEVGRGSPAGQGEGGLPKVGQATFGIMNVNLDEFETNSENTVRSTEEQENDIWRMYTERSNLVRQYLQSDLSLHLLEMHERKVELLKKCCYYLEVLPTFLILRDQNLLALPTSIFQVIDPWKFQRVKKMGRSQTEIHLQLLTHLLEELQQGREELVCYVETCDMVTFLSKWDSIQQRMSDLSKVMNNFISVQVSRRLYTKHRLVSCADIRGSKIPDIRLFLCAKMPVMFDRKESYASKNRAHLKWSTENQETPQEQYELHFKLLKRGTQAEFGHCGLVTRTTNNCVVHGLLPDRSYEFMIRRAETYTLVYELWHDTITLTTKANADEDKST